In the Patescibacteria group bacterium genome, AATACACCTCAATGAACATCATCAAAACAGAAATAACAGTCAAGACGACAAGGCCAATCTTGAGATATCTTTCCCCTATTGAGAATTCATATTCTATCTTTTCATCAGTTCCCAAAACTTTTTTCCAAATTTTTTCGTAATTCATAAATTTTAAATATTAACTCTTTTACTATCGAGTAGCCCAATTAAAAACTTTTTGACTTTTTCTAACTCGACCTTATTGTCGTGTTTAAACATAATAGGCTCAGTATCTATGTCATCGAAATATACCAAACTTTTCAAGATTAAATTAACATCAATATCCTCAAACTTTTTCTGACATAAATCTAAAATTTCTTCAAAATCATGCTCTTTGAAAATAAAATATAAATCAATATAATCTTTATTTGTAGCTCTGCTTAAGATAGCTGACAACTTCATGCAGGCAATATCCTCGATTGAGGCTAGGGCCAAATAATCTTCTTCAATCAAATTCTTTAGCAGTTTATATCTATAGGAAAAAAAACTCAATTTAACATCACCGTCAATCAAGACAGTTAGCGTATTTTTATCTTCTTGAATTTTCAAAACTTTATAATCAACAAACACCTCTTTTATTGCTGTGAATAATTCCGTGGTATCAATATTTCCTTGTTTAAAGAAATCAAAATCAACACTATCTCTGTGCCCGATTTGCAAAGCCAAAGAAGTCCCTCCAGCCAAGTAAAACTCTTTTTTAAAAAAACTTAAAAGAGGTAAAATCTTAATTCTTTTTTTATCTAAAATGTCGTAAAACATGTTTTGTTTTTTTAGGTTCTAACTTGAAAATAATTGACCAATAATTTAATGATTTATTGTTCCATTCACCGGGTAAGGGGTTTTCGACTTGCTCTTTTATGTCTTTTTTGCCATAAATACTAAACAATAAATCAGTTGTTTCTTTTGTGCCTAGATTTAAAATATTGGTAATAATCCTTTTTTTATTTTTATAAATATCCATTTTGGAAACATCAAATGACCAAAGAAATGGCTTAAATTTTTTTAAAATTTCTGTTTGATTTTGTTCCATATAACGCTATATTATCACATATTTAACCAAAAATCAAGAAAGAATTTATACTTTTTTAAACAAAAATTCCCCTACAACTAGGGGAATTTTAAGAGTTTGTTATGCGGAGAGGACGAGATTCGAACTCGTGGTACCTTTGACAGCACACACGCTTTCTCCGTTCAGCTAGCTTTGCTAGTGAACGGATCCGTTCGCTCTGCCGAACGGACAAGCATAGGTTTTCCTGCGGAAGGAGAGGGATTCGAACCCTCGTGGGCTTTCACCCACCTGCTTTCCAAGCAGGCGCCATAGGCCACTAGGCGACCCTTCCAAATACTATTTTAAAAAATATAACCTTTTATCCAAAATACGTCTACCCTGACTTGTCTTATAAAAAATTTCTTGATCTCTTGCCGCTTTTTCGTCTATAAATGCTTCATAATAAACAAGTTTTAATGGTCTTCTGTTTTTAGTGATTTCGATTCTTCCTTTTTGATGATCTTCTATTCTCTTTTTCAAGTCTGAACTAAACCCAGTGTATCTATTCCCATCTTTTTCGCTATTTAGAACATAAACATAAAACATATTTTTCCTTTGTTTTCAATTTTTTTATCTTCTCAACCCTTCCTCAACTATAGTTTTTAATCCTTTTTTTTCTTTCCCTAACTGATCAACGAAATCATCATATGGATAAGCCCCTGCTAATGGTTTGCCGTTTATAAAAGTAGTTGGGGTTCCAGTCACTCCGTAACTCTTTGCTTCTTGGACTAATTTTTCAATTTTATTTTTATACTTTTCTGATTCAAGGCATTCTGTAAATTGCTCAACATTTAACTCAAGCTCTTCTGCGTCTTTTATATATTCTAATCTACTTTGTAATTTATTCGCACTGTCTTCATAGAG is a window encoding:
- a CDS encoding nucleotidyl transferase AbiEii/AbiGii toxin family protein, yielding MFYDILDKKRIKILPLLSFFKKEFYLAGGTSLALQIGHRDSVDFDFFKQGNIDTTELFTAIKEVFVDYKVLKIQEDKNTLTVLIDGDVKLSFFSYRYKLLKNLIEEDYLALASIEDIACMKLSAILSRATNKDYIDLYFIFKEHDFEEILDLCQKKFEDIDVNLILKSLVYFDDIDTEPIMFKHDNKVELEKVKKFLIGLLDSKRVNI
- a CDS encoding GIY-YIG nuclease family protein; amino-acid sequence: MFYVYVLNSEKDGNRYTGFSSDLKKRIEDHQKGRIEITKNRRPLKLVYYEAFIDEKAARDQEIFYKTSQGRRILDKRLYFLK